ACACGCAGATGGTCGACAGCTGCAGCGACAAGCTCCGATCCCCTGGAGGCCGTTGTGTCGTTCTATCTTTCAATGGGCCATCGTGGGGAAAAGGCAGACGGTTGCCCTCTCGTAGCGCTAGGATCTGACGCGGCGCGTCAAAGTGAGGAAGTAAGGCGTCCGTTTGAAGATGGAATTAAAGCCCATCTCCAGGTCCTGGATGAATTGATGGACGACCCCAGGAGCTCGGATCCCAAAACTAAGGCAATGGCGATACTGTCTCTCATGGTGGGTGCCGTCACGCTCTCCCGCATCATGGAGGACGAGAATTTGTCGCAAGGGTTCCTCGACGT
This Rhizobium sullae DNA region includes the following protein-coding sequences:
- a CDS encoding TetR/AcrR family transcriptional regulator; amino-acid sequence: MRVSRAQAEENRETVINVASRLFREHGFDGIGLKDLMKGAGLTQGAFYKQFSSKDDLAAQASRRAMESATRRWSTAAATSSDPLEAVVSFYLSMGHRGEKADGCPLVALGSDAARQSEEVRRPFEDGIKAHLQVLDELMDDPRSSDPKTKAMAILSLMVGAVTLSRIMEDENLSQGFLDVAAGEVRRIATGEDVA